The Chromatiales bacterium genome window below encodes:
- the lptB gene encoding LPS export ABC transporter ATP-binding protein, giving the protein MSSLRAEGLYKSFKLRQVVQGISFGLESGEIVGLLGPNGAGKTTAFYMLVGLIRCDRGRILLDDQDLTDLPMHQRARLGLGYLPQEASIFRKLSVEDNILAILQTRPELDRAGQEQRLEELLDELHISHVRTGIGMSLSGGERRRVEIARALAAEPRFVLLDEPFAGVDPISVLDIQHIIRHLASRGIGILITDHNVRETLGICSRAYILNEGAMIAEGAPAEILANQQVRQVYLGEGFRL; this is encoded by the coding sequence GTGAGCAGTCTGCGCGCCGAAGGCCTCTACAAGAGCTTCAAGCTCAGGCAGGTCGTCCAGGGCATCTCCTTCGGCCTCGAGAGTGGCGAGATCGTCGGGTTGCTCGGACCAAACGGCGCCGGAAAGACCACCGCGTTCTACATGCTGGTCGGACTGATCCGCTGCGACCGCGGCCGGATCCTGCTCGACGACCAGGATCTCACCGACCTGCCGATGCACCAGCGGGCGCGCCTCGGCCTCGGCTATCTGCCACAGGAAGCCTCGATCTTCCGCAAGCTGAGCGTCGAGGACAACATACTCGCGATCCTGCAGACGCGTCCCGAACTCGACCGGGCCGGCCAGGAACAGCGCCTTGAAGAACTGCTGGATGAACTGCACATCTCGCATGTACGCACCGGGATCGGCATGAGCCTGTCCGGCGGCGAACGCCGACGCGTGGAGATCGCGCGAGCGTTGGCTGCCGAGCCCCGCTTCGTGTTGCTGGACGAGCCTTTTGCCGGCGTAGACCCCATTTCAGTACTCGATATCCAGCACATCATCCGGCATCTCGCCTCGCGCGGCATCGGCATCCTGATCACCGACCATAATGTGCGCGAAACACTGGGAATCTGCAGCAGAGCCTATATTCTCAACGAAGGCGCAATGATCGCCGAGGGTGCACCGGCAGAAATTCTCGCCAACCAGCAGGTTCGGCAGGTGTATCTGGGTGAGGGCTTTAGACTATAG
- a CDS encoding KpsF/GutQ family sugar-phosphate isomerase has product MSSGQHDFRSRARRVLEIEAKAITGLVPRLDLGFDRACQLCLDCRGRIIVTGMGKSGHIAGKIAATLASTGTPAFFVHPGEASHGDLGMITRADLVVAISHSGETAEIVTLLPLLKRLDIPLITLSGNQRSTLATAATVALDVGVSEEACPLNLAPTASTTAALAMGDALAVALLESRGFTREDFALAHPGGTLGRRLLLRVDDVMHTGDGIPKVRPDALLAQGLIEMSRKGLGMTAIVDADDRLTGIFTDGDLRRVLDRGVDVHRTQMQEIMHAGCRTIAPGALAAEAVHLLEQFKINALLVVDPEQHVVGALNIHDLLRAGVM; this is encoded by the coding sequence ATGAGCAGCGGCCAGCACGACTTCAGATCACGGGCCAGGCGGGTTCTCGAAATCGAGGCCAAGGCCATAACCGGCCTTGTTCCGCGCCTCGACCTCGGCTTTGACCGGGCCTGTCAGCTCTGCCTCGATTGCCGTGGCCGGATCATCGTAACCGGCATGGGCAAGTCCGGCCATATCGCGGGGAAGATCGCCGCCACGCTCGCCAGCACCGGTACCCCTGCCTTTTTCGTGCATCCGGGTGAGGCCAGTCACGGCGATCTGGGCATGATCACCCGGGCAGACCTGGTCGTCGCCATTTCCCACTCCGGCGAGACCGCGGAGATCGTCACGCTCCTGCCGCTGCTCAAACGCCTGGACATCCCGCTCATTACCCTCTCCGGCAACCAGCGTTCCACGCTCGCCACTGCAGCCACAGTGGCTCTCGACGTCGGTGTCAGCGAAGAAGCCTGTCCGCTCAATCTGGCGCCGACTGCCAGCACCACCGCCGCACTCGCCATGGGCGATGCGCTGGCCGTGGCCCTGCTGGAGAGCCGCGGCTTTACCCGCGAAGACTTTGCACTCGCGCATCCGGGCGGCACGCTCGGCCGGCGCCTGCTGCTGCGCGTGGATGATGTCATGCATACCGGCGACGGTATCCCGAAGGTCAGACCCGACGCCCTGCTCGCCCAGGGTCTGATCGAAATGAGCCGCAAGGGCCTGGGCATGACCGCCATCGTCGATGCCGACGACCGGCTGACCGGAATCTTCACCGATGGCGACCTGCGCCGGGTTCTCGATCGCGGTGTGGACGTACACAGGACGCAGATGCAGGAAATCATGCACGCCGGTTGCCGCACCATCGCACCCGGCGCACTGGCCGCCGAAGCGGTACACCTGCTCGAGCAGTTCAAGATCAACGCGCTGCTGGTTGTCGATCCCGAACAGCATGTGGTTGGCGCGCTCAATATCCACGACCTGCTGCGCGCGGGCGTGATGTAG
- the mgtE gene encoding magnesium transporter — MEPITTTPLDLDELHTAMERGDVAQISRLVADLYPAEIARLIESLPAEERRVIWAAVPADSEGEILVELNEEVRSSLVEAMASHEVVAATEGLDIDDLADFVADLPENLTYKVLQSLSVQDRERLQAVLAYPADSAGGLMNPETVSVRPDVSVDVVLRYLRMRGELPDNTDSVFVVDREDRYLGVLTFARLLTSDPEAAVTALMDPSVEPIHAASSAAEVAREFQDRDLVSAAVTDSAGRLIGQITVDDVVDVIQEQADHDILSRDGLDEDDDMFAPILTSSRRRAVWLVLHLTLAFCTAAVINLFQHTMNQVILLAVLMPMVAALGGIAGSQTLTLMIRSIALGRIQGSNTSPLLRRELAIGLVNALLGATIVSVVTAVFFRDWRVAGVIAAATAANLLIAAAVGFGVPLALRRLRIDPALAGSVILITVTDLVGFVAVLGLGTLLLT; from the coding sequence ATGGAACCGATCACCACGACGCCACTTGACCTCGACGAGCTCCACACTGCCATGGAGCGTGGTGACGTGGCGCAGATCAGCCGGCTGGTGGCCGACCTGTATCCCGCGGAGATTGCGAGGCTCATCGAGTCACTGCCGGCCGAGGAGCGGCGGGTGATCTGGGCGGCGGTTCCGGCCGACAGCGAAGGCGAGATCCTCGTCGAACTCAACGAAGAGGTCCGTTCCAGCCTCGTCGAGGCGATGGCCAGCCACGAAGTCGTGGCTGCCACCGAAGGCCTGGACATCGACGATCTCGCGGACTTCGTCGCCGACCTGCCGGAAAACCTGACCTACAAGGTCCTGCAGTCCCTGTCCGTGCAGGACCGGGAACGTCTGCAGGCCGTGCTCGCCTACCCGGCCGACAGCGCCGGCGGCCTGATGAACCCCGAAACGGTTTCCGTGCGTCCCGATGTCAGCGTCGACGTCGTGCTGCGCTATCTGCGCATGCGCGGCGAGCTGCCGGACAATACCGACTCGGTTTTCGTGGTGGACCGGGAAGACCGGTACCTCGGCGTGCTTACCTTTGCGCGCCTGCTGACCAGCGACCCGGAAGCAGCCGTCACTGCCCTCATGGATCCCTCCGTCGAGCCCATTCACGCCGCAAGCAGCGCGGCGGAGGTCGCCCGTGAATTCCAGGATCGCGACCTGGTCTCTGCCGCCGTCACCGACAGTGCCGGACGCCTGATCGGACAGATCACGGTCGACGATGTCGTGGACGTGATCCAGGAGCAGGCCGACCACGACATCCTCTCCCGCGACGGTCTGGACGAGGATGACGACATGTTCGCCCCGATCCTGACCAGCAGTCGCCGGCGTGCGGTCTGGCTGGTCCTGCACCTGACGCTGGCCTTCTGCACCGCTGCGGTCATCAATCTTTTCCAGCACACGATGAACCAGGTAATCCTGCTCGCCGTACTGATGCCGATGGTGGCCGCACTCGGCGGCATCGCCGGCAGCCAGACGCTGACCCTGATGATCCGCAGCATTGCGCTCGGCCGCATTCAGGGCTCGAACACCTCGCCGCTGCTGCGCCGGGAACTCGCCATCGGACTGGTCAATGCATTGCTGGGCGCAACAATAGTTTCAGTCGTCACCGCGGTTTTTTTCCGTGACTGGCGGGTGGCCGGAGTGATTGCGGCAGCAACGGCAGCCAATCTGCTGATCGCCGCAGCGGTAGGCTTCGGCGTGCCGCTGGCACTGCGGCGGCTGCGCATCGACCCGGCGCTGGCCGGCTCGGTGATCCTGATTACCGTGACCGACCTGGTGGGCTTTGTCGCCGTGCTCGGACTCGGGACCCTGCTGCTGACCTGA
- the raiA gene encoding ribosome-associated translation inhibitor RaiA has product MQINLTGHHVEITPALRTYVTSKLSRLERHFEHLLDIHCILTVEKLRHRAEATVNLKGATLFADATEEDMYKSIDMMLDKLDRQVRRHKGKLSDHHTTETIRRDVP; this is encoded by the coding sequence ATGCAAATCAACCTGACCGGCCACCATGTCGAGATCACCCCTGCCCTGCGCACCTACGTAACCAGCAAGCTCTCCCGCCTCGAACGTCATTTCGAACACCTCCTGGATATCCACTGCATCCTTACAGTCGAGAAACTCCGGCACCGTGCCGAGGCCACCGTCAATCTCAAGGGGGCCACGCTGTTTGCCGACGCCACCGAAGAAGACATGTACAAGTCGATCGACATGATGCTCGACAAGCTCGACCGGCAGGTCAGAAGGCACAAGGGAAAGCTCAGCGACCATCACACCACTGAAACAATCAGGCGTGATGTGCCGTGA
- a CDS encoding HAD-IIIA family hydrolase: protein MIAHQELLAIAARIRLLVLDVDGVLTDGRLWYDANGQEIKSFHVRDGYGIQQVQAAGITVAVISGRASPAAAARLAELGVPHVFLGRNDKKAVLDALLTELHIAPEMVACVGDDTTDLEIMRMSGLGITVADAHPDVLARATWTTRQSGGRGAVREICELLLAARQAD from the coding sequence GTGATAGCCCACCAGGAACTGCTGGCCATCGCTGCCCGGATCAGGCTGCTGGTGCTGGACGTGGACGGTGTACTGACCGACGGGCGGCTCTGGTACGACGCGAACGGGCAGGAAATAAAGAGCTTCCATGTCCGCGATGGATACGGGATACAGCAGGTGCAGGCGGCAGGCATCACGGTGGCGGTGATTTCCGGTCGCGCCTCGCCCGCAGCGGCGGCACGGCTGGCCGAACTCGGGGTGCCGCATGTATTCCTCGGTCGCAATGACAAGAAAGCGGTACTCGATGCGCTGCTGACCGAACTCCACATCGCACCGGAAATGGTCGCCTGCGTCGGTGACGACACCACTGATCTGGAAATCATGCGGATGTCCGGGCTCGGTATCACGGTCGCCGACGCCCACCCGGACGTTCTGGCGAGAGCCACATGGACGACCCGCCAGTCCGGCGGACGGGGTGCGGTACGGGAAATCTGCGAGCTGCTGCTTGCGGCACGGCAAGCGGACTGA
- a CDS encoding patatin-like phospholipase family protein: MERQIGLVLPGGGARGAYQVGVLKALAELLPRRSPNPFAVLSGTSAGAISAAVLATRARVFRAATNDLERVWANFRSEQIFRCDTATMLKSSLRWLTALIFGGLGEQNPRALLDNEPLWELLRARLNFDAIQEAIDQGYLGALAITAAGYDSARSVSFFQGTPAHQSWDRVRRKGRPATITLEHLMASIAVPMIFPPVRIGQEYFGDGAMRQATPLSPALRLGAERILVIGVRNEVIDPLPGFGEQVPYPSFGKIAGYVLDALFMDGLSSDLESLTRINLILEKLPGRVLQGEFGVLHHTDALIMLPSRDIREIAGRHVDEMPKAFRLLMRGVGATNYAGSQLLSYLLFESGYTRELIQLGYEDAMARQAELISFMEGEPVQALGGISGWRDLSDEYSQRLRVLKVDEAAVAAAR, from the coding sequence ATGGAGAGGCAGATCGGGCTGGTCCTGCCGGGCGGCGGCGCCCGCGGCGCCTATCAGGTCGGGGTGCTGAAGGCACTGGCCGAGTTGCTGCCGCGCCGGTCCCCGAATCCTTTCGCCGTGCTCAGTGGTACATCGGCCGGTGCGATCAGTGCCGCGGTACTCGCGACCCGCGCACGGGTGTTCCGGGCGGCCACCAATGATCTCGAGCGCGTGTGGGCGAATTTCCGTTCCGAGCAGATCTTCCGCTGTGATACCGCGACGATGCTGAAAAGCAGCCTGCGCTGGCTGACCGCGCTGATCTTCGGTGGCCTGGGCGAGCAGAATCCGCGTGCGCTGCTCGACAACGAGCCGCTTTGGGAACTGCTCCGTGCGCGGCTGAATTTCGATGCGATCCAGGAGGCCATCGACCAGGGTTACCTGGGCGCGCTGGCGATTACCGCCGCTGGCTACGATTCGGCCCGTTCGGTGAGTTTTTTCCAAGGGACTCCGGCGCACCAGAGCTGGGACCGGGTGCGCCGGAAAGGGCGTCCGGCCACGATCACGCTGGAGCACCTGATGGCGAGCATTGCCGTACCGATGATCTTTCCGCCAGTCAGGATCGGCCAGGAGTATTTCGGCGACGGCGCGATGCGCCAGGCAACGCCGCTGTCGCCCGCTCTGCGCCTCGGTGCAGAGCGCATCCTGGTGATCGGTGTACGCAACGAGGTCATCGATCCATTGCCCGGCTTTGGTGAGCAGGTGCCGTATCCGAGCTTCGGAAAGATTGCCGGTTATGTGCTGGATGCGCTGTTCATGGACGGACTGTCTTCGGATCTGGAGAGCCTGACGCGCATCAATCTGATCCTGGAAAAGTTGCCCGGGCGCGTGTTGCAGGGCGAATTCGGTGTTCTGCACCATACGGATGCACTGATCATGCTGCCGAGCCGTGATATCCGCGAGATCGCCGGCCGGCATGTCGATGAAATGCCGAAGGCGTTCCGCCTGCTGATGCGCGGTGTCGGTGCCACCAACTACGCCGGCAGTCAGCTGCTCAGCTATCTGCTCTTCGAGTCGGGTTATACCCGGGAGCTGATCCAGCTCGGCTATGAGGATGCGATGGCGCGCCAGGCCGAGCTGATCTCCTTCATGGAAGGTGAGCCGGTGCAGGCGCTTGGCGGGATCTCCGGCTGGCGCGACCTCAGCGACGAGTATTCGCAGCGCCTGAGGGTGCTGAAGGTCGACGAAGCGGCGGTGGCCGCCGCACGCTGA
- the rapZ gene encoding RNase adapter RapZ, which produces MRLIIVSGLSGSGKTVALHYFEDLGFYCIDNVPAALLASMIEQILATEDPMYSNLAIGIDARNRAADLAHLPAVTADLRARGTRCEVVFLHADDDVLLKRFGETRRKHPLSAAGLSLREAIDRERQLLDPIIGAADLVIDTTRTSVHQLRDIVRQRIGRHDLPDLSILIESFGFKNGIPADADFVFDVRCLPNPYWDVSLRTLTGKDQKVADFLLASKSVQQMLEDILGFLERRIPQYIDCNRNYLTVAIGCTGGQHRSVYIAEKLATELSKRHKQVMTRHNELPETEGRITVPQFGGT; this is translated from the coding sequence ATGCGCCTGATCATCGTCAGCGGCCTGTCCGGTTCCGGCAAGACCGTTGCCCTCCATTATTTCGAAGACCTCGGTTTCTACTGCATCGACAACGTGCCGGCTGCCCTGCTGGCGTCAATGATCGAGCAGATCCTGGCCACCGAGGACCCGATGTACAGCAACCTTGCGATCGGCATTGATGCGCGCAACCGTGCCGCGGATCTCGCTCACCTGCCGGCCGTCACCGCAGATCTGCGCGCACGTGGCACCCGCTGCGAAGTGGTGTTCCTGCATGCCGATGACGACGTCCTGCTGAAACGTTTCGGGGAGACCCGTCGCAAGCATCCGCTCAGCGCGGCTGGTCTCAGCCTGCGCGAGGCCATAGACCGGGAACGCCAGTTGCTGGATCCGATCATCGGCGCTGCAGACCTGGTTATCGACACCACGCGGACCAGCGTCCACCAGCTGCGGGACATCGTCCGCCAGCGTATCGGCCGGCACGATCTGCCCGACCTGTCGATACTCATCGAGTCTTTCGGCTTCAAGAACGGCATTCCCGCTGATGCAGATTTCGTCTTCGATGTGCGCTGCCTGCCCAATCCCTACTGGGATGTATCGCTGCGGACACTGACCGGCAAAGATCAGAAGGTTGCGGACTTTCTGCTTGCCAGCAAGAGCGTGCAGCAGATGCTTGAGGACATACTCGGATTTCTGGAGCGGCGGATTCCGCAGTACATCGACTGCAACCGCAACTACCTCACGGTCGCCATCGGCTGTACCGGCGGCCAGCATCGCTCGGTCTATATCGCCGAGAAACTTGCAACCGAGCTTTCAAAACGCCACAAACAGGTCATGACCCGGCACAATGAGCTGCCCGAAACTGAAGGCCGGATCACCGTGCCCCAGTTCGGCGGAACCTGA
- the lptC gene encoding LPS export ABC transporter periplasmic protein LptC yields MRMGRGSWLIVLALAAVGSSVVFMLTPDRQPPPEQKIRTEQGYYVKDGRLTGTGADGRILYAITTRIARQNLADGTIAMQEVAVNYMPAEGVPWDLLATRGQIAQDSNIIQLSGDVLVTSTAATAADRRQAPLTIRTDYLELDPDTYIATTDRHVAIKRSRDTLYGRGMRVYLKQDRLQLESEVRGTFLP; encoded by the coding sequence ATGCGTATGGGGCGCGGCAGCTGGCTGATCGTCCTCGCACTTGCGGCTGTCGGCAGCAGCGTGGTCTTCATGCTTACCCCCGACCGGCAGCCGCCGCCGGAACAGAAGATCCGTACGGAACAGGGCTACTACGTCAAGGACGGCCGGCTGACCGGTACCGGTGCCGATGGCCGGATCCTGTACGCCATCACCACCAGGATCGCCAGGCAGAATCTTGCCGATGGAACGATAGCGATGCAGGAAGTCGCGGTGAACTACATGCCGGCCGAGGGGGTCCCGTGGGACTTGCTCGCCACCCGCGGGCAGATCGCACAGGATAGTAATATCATCCAGCTCTCGGGGGACGTGCTGGTCACGTCCACGGCAGCCACTGCGGCAGATCGCCGCCAGGCGCCACTGACGATTCGGACTGATTACCTCGAGCTTGATCCGGATACGTATATCGCCACCACCGACCGACATGTGGCGATAAAACGGTCGCGGGATACGCTTTATGGCAGGGGGATGCGTGTCTACCTCAAACAGGACCGGCTGCAACTTGAATCCGAAGTCCGCGGAACTTTTCTGCCGTAG
- a CDS encoding BolA/IbaG family iron-sulfur metabolism protein — protein MNPEEIETLIHAHLSDSTVSVRSADRVHFDAVVVSPAFAGKHTLQRHRLVYAALGSRIGAEIHALSIEAYTPEEWSARQP, from the coding sequence ATGAACCCTGAAGAAATTGAAACCCTGATTCATGCACACCTGAGTGACTCGACCGTCAGCGTCCGGTCCGCGGACCGGGTGCACTTCGATGCGGTGGTGGTCAGCCCGGCCTTTGCCGGCAAGCACACCCTGCAGCGCCATCGACTGGTCTATGCGGCGCTCGGCAGCCGCATCGGTGCCGAGATCCACGCCCTGTCGATCGAGGCTTACACCCCGGAAGAATGGAGTGCCCGACAGCCCTGA
- a CDS encoding RNA polymerase factor sigma-54, with the protein MKPALQLRISQQLTMTPQLQQAIRLLLMPVTELNTQLEQLLAENMMLEAEEPEATPAEMEAHVPTGSATGDSDSNGDSGDAESDPWNAGDDPVEAVAEPSGSEDMDSLLWNETSGGGTSFDDDDGRPEASDRSSETLHAHLMWQLETEHFSAREFSVGEALIDAIDDAGYLTESLSSILDILDPDAGYTLAEIEQILAKVQALDPAGIGARDLGECLRLQLQQLDPEEPGRELALAITQDGLDLVAEQQYAMLRRRLSVSEADLDAALALIRHCNPKPGLTIHPAPADYIVPDVYVRKRQGRWQVDLNRSVTPRLKVNQEYANLVRGDSAHTVLRNQLQEARWLVRSLEIRDDTLLKVATCIVERQSEFLDRGDEAMRPMVLKDVAELVGMHESTISRVTTNKYMYTPRGVFEFRHFFSSQVTGDDGSEQSSTAIRARIRRLIGQEDPARPLSDSQLAALLAEENIKVARRTVAKYREAMQIEPSSERKRRRRLSASSQGSQP; encoded by the coding sequence ATGAAGCCGGCACTGCAACTCCGAATCAGCCAGCAGCTGACCATGACCCCGCAGCTGCAGCAGGCGATACGCCTGCTGCTCATGCCGGTCACGGAGCTCAATACCCAGCTGGAGCAGTTGCTGGCCGAAAACATGATGCTTGAAGCCGAGGAGCCGGAGGCCACGCCTGCTGAAATGGAGGCGCATGTGCCGACCGGCAGCGCTACCGGCGACAGTGACAGCAATGGTGACAGCGGTGATGCGGAAAGCGACCCCTGGAATGCGGGCGATGACCCCGTGGAAGCGGTCGCCGAACCGTCTGGCAGTGAGGATATGGACTCATTGCTGTGGAACGAAACTTCCGGTGGCGGCACCAGCTTCGATGATGACGACGGACGCCCCGAGGCCAGCGACCGCAGCAGCGAGACCCTGCATGCACACCTTATGTGGCAGCTCGAAACCGAACACTTCAGTGCGCGTGAGTTCAGCGTCGGCGAAGCCCTGATCGACGCCATCGATGATGCCGGGTACCTGACGGAGTCGCTCTCATCGATCCTCGACATACTCGACCCGGACGCCGGCTATACGCTCGCCGAAATCGAACAGATCCTTGCAAAGGTTCAGGCGCTAGATCCGGCCGGCATCGGCGCCAGGGACCTGGGCGAATGCCTGCGCCTCCAGTTGCAGCAGCTGGACCCTGAAGAGCCTGGCCGCGAACTCGCGCTCGCCATCACACAGGACGGCCTTGATCTTGTCGCAGAACAGCAATACGCGATGCTGCGTCGCCGGCTCAGCGTGTCGGAAGCGGACCTGGACGCCGCGCTCGCGCTGATCCGCCATTGCAACCCGAAGCCCGGCCTCACCATCCACCCCGCACCCGCCGACTACATCGTGCCCGACGTCTACGTGCGCAAGCGCCAGGGACGCTGGCAGGTCGATCTGAACCGCTCGGTGACACCGCGCCTCAAGGTCAACCAGGAATATGCCAACCTGGTGCGCGGCGACAGCGCCCATACAGTCCTGCGCAACCAGCTGCAGGAAGCCCGCTGGCTGGTGCGCAGCCTGGAGATCCGCGACGACACCCTGCTCAAGGTTGCCACCTGTATCGTCGAGCGACAGTCTGAATTCCTCGATCGCGGCGACGAGGCAATGCGCCCGATGGTCCTGAAGGATGTCGCTGAACTGGTGGGCATGCACGAATCGACGATCTCGCGGGTGACCACCAACAAGTACATGTACACGCCCCGCGGCGTCTTTGAATTCCGGCACTTTTTTTCCAGCCAGGTTACCGGCGATGATGGCAGCGAACAGTCCTCCACGGCGATCCGCGCGCGGATTCGCCGTCTCATCGGCCAGGAGGACCCGGCCCGTCCGCTGTCCGACAGTCAGCTTGCCGCGCTGCTGGCGGAGGAGAACATCAAAGTGGCACGCCGAACAGTGGCAAAATACCGTGAAGCGATGCAGATCGAGCCGTCGAGCGAGCGGAAGCGCCGGCGGCGGCTGAGCGCCAGCAGCCAGGGATCGCAGCCCTGA
- the murA gene encoding UDP-N-acetylglucosamine 1-carboxyvinyltransferase: MEKLAITGKGPLKGEVRISGAKNAALPILAACLLADDEVTVGNIPHLHDVTTMISLLGQMGVSVTVHEDMQVEVDARTIRECAAPYALVKTMRASILVLGPLLGRHGQADVSLPGGCAIGARPVDLHVAGLRAMGAEVEIVDGYIRARSGRLRGTHLLMDKVTVTGTENLMMAACLADGETVIENAAREPEVIDLAAFLCAMGAQIEGAGTNRIVVNGVRRLHGASYQVQPDRIETGTFLVAAAITGGHVRARRTSPLNLEAVLSKLRAAGAVISTGPDWIDLDMQGRRPLAVDISTDPYPAFPTDMQAQLMALDCIADGVGRIIENVFENRFMHALELQRMGANIKIEGHTAIVQGVRALHAAPVMATDLRASASLVVAALAAEGETVVDRIYHIDRGYECIEEKLRQIGAQIRRIA, translated from the coding sequence TTGGAAAAACTGGCCATAACCGGCAAGGGGCCGTTGAAGGGCGAGGTGCGCATCTCGGGCGCGAAGAATGCGGCCCTGCCGATACTCGCCGCGTGCCTGCTGGCAGATGACGAGGTGACGGTCGGCAATATTCCGCACCTGCACGATGTCACCACCATGATCAGCCTGCTCGGGCAAATGGGCGTGAGCGTCACCGTGCATGAAGACATGCAGGTCGAGGTGGACGCACGGACGATCCGTGAATGTGCCGCACCCTATGCCCTGGTGAAGACCATGCGTGCCTCGATACTGGTACTCGGGCCATTGCTCGGGCGCCACGGACAGGCAGATGTTTCGCTGCCCGGCGGCTGTGCGATCGGTGCCAGACCGGTCGACCTGCATGTGGCCGGCCTCCGTGCGATGGGCGCCGAGGTCGAAATCGTGGACGGCTATATCCGCGCGCGCTCCGGTCGCCTGCGCGGTACGCACCTGTTGATGGACAAGGTGACGGTTACCGGTACCGAAAACCTGATGATGGCTGCCTGTCTGGCCGACGGCGAAACCGTGATCGAGAATGCTGCACGTGAGCCCGAGGTGATCGATCTGGCCGCTTTTCTCTGCGCGATGGGTGCGCAGATCGAAGGTGCGGGCACCAACCGTATCGTCGTCAACGGCGTCCGGCGACTGCATGGCGCCAGCTATCAGGTACAGCCCGACCGCATCGAGACCGGTACCTTTCTGGTCGCGGCGGCGATCACCGGCGGTCATGTCCGGGCCCGTCGTACCAGTCCCCTGAATCTGGAAGCGGTACTCAGCAAGCTGCGCGCTGCAGGTGCAGTCATCAGCACTGGCCCGGACTGGATCGATCTCGACATGCAGGGCCGGCGACCGCTGGCCGTGGATATAAGTACTGACCCTTATCCGGCCTTTCCCACCGACATGCAGGCCCAGCTCATGGCACTCGACTGTATTGCCGACGGGGTTGGAAGAATCATCGAAAATGTGTTCGAGAACCGCTTCATGCATGCGCTGGAGCTGCAGCGCATGGGCGCGAACATCAAGATCGAGGGCCATACCGCGATCGTGCAGGGGGTTCGTGCCCTGCATGCCGCGCCGGTAATGGCGACCGACCTGCGTGCCTCGGCCAGTCTGGTGGTCGCGGCCCTGGCGGCGGAGGGGGAAACGGTGGTCGATCGCATCTATCACATCGATCGCGGCTATGAATGCATCGAGGAGAAGCTCAGGCAGATCGGTGCGCAGATCCGCCGGATCGCGTGA